DNA from Centroberyx gerrardi isolate f3 chromosome 20, fCenGer3.hap1.cur.20231027, whole genome shotgun sequence:
AGCTCATTTTCTTCCCCTCACAACAACACAGCAGACCAGCAAAGACAAAAACCGTAAGGTCTTACCGTTTGGTAAAACCGTTATTCGGTGGTTACCAAGCTCCCGTTGATATATTTCGTTCAAGTTTTAACGGATTTTGGCTCGTTTCGTCCTGGACGTCGTAACCCGCGCAGCATGCACGTGAAATGGCGGCAACAACGCTTCCTTTTcgtctttttttcctgttggtTCTTTCCGCCTCCGTTGGcctcctctgattggctgcttgtctGTTTGACTTCCTGCACATGAACCGACACTGCCCTCTGTCGGCTCGGAGTGGCACAGTGGCAATTTGATTCACTGGGTTGCAATTCTGCCATTGTTCCATTTAGTCTGATTATAAAGCTGTTATATTACACGATTTCACCGTTATTTCTTACACTAGTCACTCCAGCTGACGGAATGGCAGTTGTTTACGGAGGATGAATCGATTAATCGactttcacattttaatttttattatcCTACTTGTTGCCAAAAATAGCGGCAGTCAGCCCATAATTTCATCGTGAGGATCTGTGCCTACGTTCGGCTAAAATATTGGGCCATATGTTCATGGGATTTCCTCTTATGTCCAGGggaattattttaatttagGTTCAGTGTGTATTCCACTGAGCCTACACTGCACTGCAGTCAGGGCTGTTCACACATTTGGTGTAGGAAGGTCACGTTATAAAGCGGGTCGGAGCTGCTGGAGAGGACTGCGCAAAACCATGGTCCGGATTTGTGCCTGACGTCATGGGGAGCAACAGACCTGGTCTCTGACAGGATCCAGCGAAAAGCACCAGGGATAGATATCAACATTCCACGGCCGCGAAACATGTCGAGCACATCGCTGTTTTGTGCCACATAGCCCCGAGCCGCGGACGGAGATTTTCGGGTTTCGCCGCCGCGCGCCGGAGATGCGATTGCGTCGCACAATGAGAGCGGCTCGCCGTTAAAGGGAGTCGGGCTGCTGCCGTTTCTGCCTCAAAACAAGCTGCACTGTTGAACAGGGAGGGATAAGCAGCCAGAGAAACACGACTAATCCCCGGGACGGTCACATTCACACAGGGCCTCGGACCCGACAGACATGGACAGGGCAGCACGAACTGGATTACATGATAGGGAATAAGGAGACTGCGCACACGAAGCGAATGTGAAGTGTTATGCTCATGAACTTGTGCTTTTATTTGACTGGAAATGGGAGCTTTAACGAGCAGACAAAACATAGGCGTGGAAGAAGTGGACATTCCGTCCAATTCGGTGTACCGTTATCCACCGAAATCTGGTAAGTCGCCACACAACAGGTTCGACTGGGGAGGGACACATTCACCAAGGCTTACTGCAGATGGGTTTTGTGCTTTAAACATGCATGGGGGGAAATATGAAAAGTAGCCTAGACATCAGCACCATCATACACGGGGTGATGACAGGCCCGCAGGACGTTTCAGCCCTCGCCTTTAACCTGGAGCAGCTACCTGTGGAGAGAGATGTGCAGAATATTAACTTAATTTCAGGTtcatagtctttttttttttttacagtaggtGGACTGGTGCCTTGACTGCATCTCTGGCATTGCATCATTGCTGTATATAGAGTTATAATGGAGTATATTACTGTCTGTACCTAACAGAGGGCCTGGGTGTTTATTGTAACCAATTCCACCATGTGTTCATTACTCTGTTATGCCCAGAGAAAATAGGATGGTTCACTCTTTACCTTGGATACTGAATACCACTGACTTGAAAACCAAACCCATAATTTTCCTCCCAGCTGTCTGTTTTCTGAGTGGCAATGACAGAACTGAGCAGCAACTGGGATGGGTCCTTCTGTTGTTGAACTTCTATTGATGGCATCATGACTACCTCTACCTATAAAGTAGTTAAGTCATGATGGTTCCTAGtaagatgaaaacaaatcattATCATCAGAGATATTTCAGACCTAGTTGCTGGTTAATGTTGAGTATTTTTAGGAGGTTTTGACctaaagacacagagacatcCAGTGTAACAGGACCCCCTCCTCACCTGACTCACACACTGTCCTTGGGAccttaaagtgtgtgtgattttgtcaGGTTATTGTTCCTCTATGTGACATTTTTGATACACATTGTGTTCAGCTCGCTGCCTGGGCTTGGcagtaatattataatatactgtatcctCGTTCAGTAAAATCGTATTGTGGAGAAATACTGATATTGTGTTATggtgatacacaattctgctgtctaaattaaTGAGAGAAAGGTAATACTGATcaaaatctctcacaaaattAGATCTGCAATTAGGGAATATTTGAAAATGACAGTTTTGCCATACTTTATATTACTATGCAGTTCAATGCGTTGAACATCAGTTTAATTATTTGCCATGATTTTGCATGTTAGCAGATATTgttatatattaatatgaaaGTAATTTATTAGAATTATTGTGATGTTAATTTTGCCCATATCACCCTCTGCCCACCATGCCCCATTTTGATTAAATACCTCAGTTAGTAAGCACTGAAACCTTTCCAGTCATTCCCTGTCGTTCCCCACctaaaggagggatggaagggaagaagaaagaaagtgttGGAACGTGGCCCGCGTGGCAGCCATTTGTTCAGCTCGCACCCTATTTTCGGTTGAATTAGTCACAGGCTGTGTAATTTTGTGATGTAATAGTCATTGCTGCGAcctggaggggaggtggaggtggaggagaggtggaggagaggtggaaggTGGAGGCTGCTGGTGAAACCGATCTGTCAGCCCCGGTTCCTGTCTCTGAGATCTGGTGACAGCTACAGCCTCGGCTCCACTCACCTGTCCCACCcgctgtaaataataataaggtGATGAAGGGAGGGAGCCCAGTCATCGGGTTAatagtgtgtgtgcttgtgttgtgtgtgtgggagggagtgtGTTTGTATAGCTTATATGTGTCACaggctatctatctatctatctatctatctatcacatATAGGGGTTTATGGGTGGGTCTTATAAATGAATACGCCATTGGCAATTCATGTCTTCCTAATTTCATGTGGTTATATTAAATTTATATTATACTTATATTCAGCAATCCAAGTGTTTCTGCTGTGTCAGTGCCTTTTATCCCTTCAGTCTCCTCATTAGTAATATTAGAGCATCCAAACTACGCGGCCCCTCCAGCAGCGATAAGAGAGATTCAGACCAGCGATGCCAGACCAGATGTCCCTCAGTGCCAGCAGATAGATGACTTGGCTGTCTACTAGTGTGTGtttaaagccccccccccccccccccgcagccACCGATCCACTATTACAGTCTTATGATATTAGCCGACCCTGTGATTAAAAGGCAGAACCTCTATTTACCCCTGTTGTCGTCAAGCCCGAGTCCTGGCAAACAGGTGGACAGGCTCTTATTCCCGGCCCAGTAACAACCTGACTTGACTCTGAAAGTATTTACCGATCCTTCTCAGGGTTTCACTGTTTGTTACTTGCTCTAAAACGAGGCCGTCTTGAAGTAACTCTGTCATGCATGATAAGGAATATTTTGTGCATCTATTATCAGGATGCTCTGACCCTTGTAAAGCTCACTAGTTGTTGGAGATCTAGGAGTTTGAGCTTAGTCTGCTTATTGTGGGTGAGAGTGTCAGCGAAATGGGTAaaatattaaaggaaaatgtCAATGTTTTATCCCAGTTAGGTGCCAGATGGGTAGGGTTTGCACACATAGTCTTCAAAGCTTATTTTTTCTCAGAACGAGTGAAAGAATCTGCCAgaagggtgagataatttcacttgtttccaatgcagcttaaCTTTTTTCCAAGAATTTTCTTTAATGAGTGATCTGGATCTGGTCTCATTTCAAGATGTTCAgactagaaaattcctgaaacaagtgaaactgcattggaaacaagtggaattatctttGTCTTATCttagattttaagactgaatatgagactaaatgacttgttgaaaGTCAATTACTAGTATACATCAATGTGCTTGACAACTGATCTGACACAATCTGGATTGTCCTGACATGGTGAACCCACCTGCTACTCCAAAGAATGGTTCACAACTACTATGTGACCCAGGTCTGGTACAGACACATGTGTTTTGATTGTTGTAATTTAATGCGATATGAAGTCTCACAAGTTTAATGTGTAACCTGTATGATTGTCACCCTGTTTGTCCGCAGGGAGTTACTTTGCCAGCCATTTCATCATGGGGGGAGAGAAGTTTGACTCCACCCATCCGGAGGGTTACCTGTTTGGGGAAAACACCGACCTTAATTTCCTGGGGACCAGACCAGTAGCGGTTGGTATTCTCACACTGCACACTAACACCTAATTGTTAAATACTGGGTGGGACATCAGGCAGTATTGAAATGAAATGCCAAGAAAAGATGTGTAAAAAGATATATCTTATATAATAAAGATATGTAGGCTATAAAAAGAGGTATTAAGATATAGTGAAGTCCTGCTTTATATCCTTGCGTTAAGGCCGGTGATATACTGTAGCAATCTTTTTGCCATTAAACAGTAAGCAGTATATTTCAGCAGCCGTGGCTCCTGCGGGGACAACCAGCGGGAGTTCAAAGTGCCGCTGAATGAAATTTATTCCAGCGTCTCCTCCTGTCAAACTAATTAAAAGTGAAGCGACAATCTGCCGGCTCCTCGCGCCGTGAGGTCGATGAGTGACGCTTCCTCCGGAGGGCTCGTTCATCTTAATCGTGAACCTGAAGGTCAAACTAATGAGAGCCGCGGTTCGAACGGAGCAGGAgtccagagaggagagaagagggagccGAGCGCTCGCCTTGTGCTTGtctcagtttcacacacactgaggagggtgtttgtgttttcactaACTGGAGCTCAGCAGCCTGAAATGGGGAGACTGGGCTCCATCCTTCCATTTGCTAATCTCAGCCGCACTGCTGTTTCTGTCTAGACTGGGGATAAAATTAGGAGTGCAGTTTTTCGCCCCGATTATGTGGGTGTTTATAATCCTTCTTCAGTGTGCGCAGAATTCAGCTGCTGGTGGTGTGTTttgcgattgtgtgtgtgtgtgtgtgtgtgaagctttCCCAGCGTTATATAATTTCTGGTGGTTTCTAAGCAGATGGTGCTGCAGAATCAGAAACCCGACTAGAGTTGTAgcgctctctgtctccctcaccaTGATAATGGATGGGCTATTTATAGGGATTTTTCAGAAACTCCTGCCTGAAGCGCACGGATTTACAAAATggatttttaaattattttcccAAGAACAttcacttttgtgtgtgtgaacctgtctgtacattttttttgtgtggttgTTAATGTTTGTGCCAGTGACAAGTGTGGCAGGTCgggtgtgtgacagtgtgtgttttgagtttcTGTGCACTGCTTTGTCCGTCTGGGCAGCTTGGTGCTGTAATTATAACACAGAGGCTGGTAATGTTGCGGATTTAGACGACGGTTTGCCATTCCCATAACACAGAGTCACtttcagacacatacacacacacacacacacacacacacacacatacatacatacacactgtgGTGCCATTTTGAACCGATACTCATGGCTTCTTGGAGGCAATTATAAAACTACtctacacatttttatttaaaaacgaAAGCATCTTTCTCTTCATACTATTAGACGGAGTCTGACTGTGGAAATACACAGCGTTGAGCAAACTGCTAGTGAGTTAAAAAAGGTTGCAGTGTCTCTGGATGTTGCTCTGATGTTTTTTCATAAGGTATAAGACCTACACTGTTGCCTCCGAGTTTCCTAATGAATGGTGCTTTTCAGCATCTGTtatcctgcatgtgtgtgtgtgtttggtttacAGGCCCGACTCCTGCTGAGCCCAGATGTTTAATAATACTGAATGCTGTGCCattcacagccacacacacacacacacacactcacacaaacacacacacacagcggggcCAGGCAGTGTGGAGGTATCTGACCACATCCTCCCCTGCACTgcatgtttctcctccacagACCCTCAAACCACCCCGGCTCTCCTTACGCACGGTCAGCAACTTCTAccttcaaacacacaacaaaagagTGCTGAGGAACGAGCCTCAGACCGGGTCGGGTTGAAAGGGTTTGTCGCATGAGAAAACACAACgaaaagcagaaagagagagttagcGTCCTTATCCGTGACGACCGGCTTCTGAATCCCCCTGATGCGGTAAAAACCCCGCCCATCCGGTCCGCCAAGCAGgtttaaacaaacgcacacactaATTTGACCCCGGTCTGCTTTACACTCCTGTGGTCCCTGTGTGCGCAGAAGTGCGAGAGACGGCGTCTGAAGTGTCAGCCTTGGCCCTGGAAAGACACGGTCTGAGCAGATTTTTTTGCTCCGGCTCAGCACTCGTCAGCACTAGTGCGATCCGCGCTGACAGGCCGACACAGTTTTGTGTTCAGGTTAGACCAGGAACCGGCCGTGGCCCCGGCGCACAAACTCAGACTCCCTGCGGTGACGATGAGGAATGTTGAGGGTTGAGGAAAGTCGAATGCTGCCACTCTTTAGTTGCATAACATATACTTTAACTTTACATCTGtaatttgttgtgtgttttgttttttcagttccCGTACGCGGCCCCTCCGCCTCAGGAACCAGTGAAGACGTTACGAAGCCTTATAAACATCCGTAAGGACACGCTGCGGCTCGTACGGTACGCACCTCTGTcccactaaacacacacacacccccttaATGCTGCGCTGTTGTCCCGTTACGTGTCCACTGAGCTATTTTTAGGTACGGGGTCAAAACAGACGACTCCTAAAAGGACAGCGTGAAAccttgtatgattgttgaagCCTGAAACACTATAATGGGGGTTGTATTTTCAATTCTGTTTGTAAAACGGAATCGAAACTCCAAGGCCGAAACACGACTAAATGGAGTTTGTATCGGGGTCAGATTTCTCTTCTGCACTTGAAATACCTTCCCCCTCGTCcttgtcccccccccaccctccctctatTCATCACATACGCTCTCCCTGCCACCCGTAGGTGCAGCGAGGACCTGAAGCTGCCCGGCGAGGAGGCGGCGGGGAAGAACAGAGCCTGCTATAACATTGAGTTCACCTTCGACGCCGACACGCAGGTGGCCATCACCATCTACTACCAGGCTATAGAGGAGTTTCACAACGGAGTGCCAATGTAAGCGGCTGTGTATAGATTTGCATTATTTCTAGGCTTTCTATAGATACTTTTTATTcgtattatgtgtgtgtatttggtttGAATACTTTACTGAATATACCCGTGTGTCTCCCCCTGTAGTTACCTGCCCCAGGACAGCTCTCTGCAGTCAGAGACGGTGCACTTTAAGAGAGGAGTTTGCCAGCAGTTCTGCCTGCCCTCACACTCTGTCAACCTCAGCGAATGGGCCGATGACGAGGTAAAGGCTGAATATTTAGCCGCGTGTGTGTAGGAGGTTGTGTGAAACCAATTCATACACAGGACGAGGTTTGATATCTGCTgtgtccttctcctcccctcccgctCCCTTAGCTGCTGTTTGACATGGACAAGGAGGTCTTCCCCATGGTGGTGCAGGCCGTGGTAGACGAGGGGGAAGGTGAGTTACCGCTTATCACGCTCCGATCTGTGTGTCCGCTTCCTGTTCTGAGTGGGCCGCCGCTTGTTTTGACTGCTCTCAAGGTCTGATGTGATGGTGCAACGGCAGAATATTAAGCAAACATGCGCCTGttgtcttttatctctctccgcAGACCATATGGGCCACTCTCATGTGCTGCTGGCTACGTTTGAAAAGGTAAGGGAGAAGTCACTTTAATTGGCAAGCATGATAAAattacaggaatttgtcttggtgacatagAGAAGATATGAGGACTCATAGACAACATTAGGATGTCGCGGTGTAAATACTGTTGCAATGCAATGTTGCAATGAAACAGTTTCTACTTTCTTCTTATGGCACAAAGGTTTGTTACATCAGATCCAACCCTGACCTCAAAAAACTGCATATATGTAggggtatatgtgtgtatgaatccAGGATATGTGGAAAGACAATTTCCTGAACTGGCAGATAAAGTAATCAAACTGCTCACTTTTTGGCAGCACATGGACGGGAGCTACTGTGTGAAGCCTCTGAAGCAGAAACAAGTGGTGAATataccttttctctctcttccctcctttcctccttttgtGTTACATTTCCTAttgaaagacacagacacaccaaaGCTTTGTTTCTTCCCTGAACATTACATCCAGCCCATGGGGCCTGATGCCTTTATTCTGCAATATGTTCCTTTCCCCAGGTGGATGGAGTGAGTTATCTGCTGCAGGAGATCTATGGTATCGAGAACAAATACAACAGCCAAGAATCAAAGGTAAAAATGCCACGAGCGTCTGCACACGAGAGACatttctgcctctgcctcttgGTGCGCGTCAGAGCTGACATGGcagtacagaaaaataaaattcattctTTCTAATGTTTAAGCGGCGTTTGTCCTCCAGGTTGCGGATGATGAGATCAGCGACAACAGTGcggagtgtgtggtgtgtttgtcgGATGTGCGAGACACACTCATCCTGCCATGCAGACATCTATGTCTGTGCAACGCCTGCGCAGACACGCTGCGCTACCAGGCCAACTGCTGCCCCATCTGCAGACTGCGTGAGTTCTCATCCGTGTTGAAGAGTTTCCAAATGGCATCCATAGTACTGTTGAAAGTCCATTGTTACAGATCTGCTATATTTTACAGGTGTAAGATGGTGAATTTCAgctaattcttttttttttttacaaaatggatatatgCTGTTTTGAGAATTAACTCTTCAATTTCTTCCTGGAACTTATTTCTCTACCTAGCACTTTGTCATCATACATTATCATTTTTAGGGACATAGGACTATTTGTAACATCTGCTGTCTGTCCGCTGTGATTTTGACCTTTGTCCTCCTTATTAGTGTTTGCTGGTAATGATGGTGATCTAGGAAATTAAGCATATTCTACTGATGCACGCATTGTAAGTCAGTGTGGACAAGAGTGTTAGCTAAGTgccccaaaatgtaaatgtcagcaTCAGTGCAGTTATCAGGCTTTACCACATGTTCATGAGGTTATGTTCATATACTTTCCCCCTCgtcttcctccccttcccaGCATTCCGAGCTCTGCTGCAGATCCGAGCCATGAGGAAGAAGCTGAGTCCTCTGTCCCCCACCAGCTTTAACCCCGTCATCACCTCCCAGACCTCCGACTCAGAGGAACACTCGGTAAGACAGAACTGACAGCTTATAGAGTAATAAACTGATATTTCTAATAGAATCAGGCATTCGCTTTCCAGTCCCAATAAACTCACCTCTTTCTTTCACCGTCCCGTTCTCTTCGGCAGGCGTCGGAGCACATCCCTCCGGGCTACGAGGCGGTGTCTCTGCTGGAGGCGCTGAACGGGCCCCTCAACACGTCCCCGGCCGCTCCCCCTCTGCACTCCGGTCCAAGCCACGTCTCCGGAGCGCTGCCCCCCTACAGCAGCGAGACCCACCCCGCCCCGgctcgctccctctcccccctgGACCACTCCAACTCCAGCCAGGGACTCAAACTCAAGAAGAGCGGCTCCAAGTGAGTCTGCAAATCAAGTCTGGGTCAAATAGCAAGCGTTAATCActgtttagtgtttgttttaatctgcgtGGAGCGCCAGGAAGGTGGGGCTTGCTACGTAGGAGAGTGTCTGCCAATCataggaaagtatttgaaaatcAGTTTAGTAACcaacccatctggtactccaagcaggttaaatcAAACGCTAGGAAATATTTTCAAGTTCTATTGGACACAAGCCTGCTGCATCTATAGCCAAATATATCAATGCAGGAACATTTACTAcaacagatgtaaaaatgtaCAGAGTCATGCTATACTTATTCCATGTTCTCTAACCGCATGTTCCTGAGATCATGTTTTTCAATTTCTTTCTGGTACATTAAACCCCttcctgttgtttttgtcctaAGCTAGTGCATTATGTTGTTTATTCTAGGTCACTTTCCCAGAATTCTTCTGTGCTCcctgaagaggaggatgagaagtcTTGCAGTGAATCTGAGGTTCAGGCCTGCCGCCGCAAACTAGCTGTGGACcagcaggaggtgtgtgtgtgtgtgtgtgtgtgtgagagggagacagagtgtgtgtgagcatttcTGTGTTTATCTCAGTCTCAAATATCTGTATAGGCTATGTATGTGTAATTGTGCAcaaatttgtttgtgtgtgtgtgtgtgtgtgtatccgatTATGTGCCGTCGTGAGTGCATGTCTTACTGCTGCTCTTGTTTTACAGTGCGGTGTGACTCCAGAGAGTGAAAACCTGACCCTCTCCTCGTCTGGAGCCATCGACCAGTCATCCTGCACCGGAACCCCACTCTCCTCCACCATCACCTCCCCTGaaggtacgcacacacacacacacacacacacacacacacacacatctcattgACAAACAAGTCCCACATTTCCAGGAAAGATGGCAAACTGCAACAATGGATGACAACAAGTCAACTGGTTTCTGGTTGGAGTCAGTTCACTTTCAGGTCCCTCAATTCAAAATGGAAATTGAGAGTGCAGTGCACATTCTGTTTGTAGCCTTCTTGAAAATGTCTTAATTATTTGGATATTAGACTTtatttaaatggaaaaatatctGTTTCAGAATTGGAGTTCATTCACCccaaatgctatatatccattttggggggaaaatttTCCTGGAggtcatcattcagtatctctgaAATTTAcggctttacggcacaaaaggAGATTGCTTACGGCACAAAAcgggaagagggcgctgttcttccagcgcaaaTGGAAGATAGTGGAACCAGTGAAAGGCCAAGGGAAAAAATACCAACAAGtatctgttttaattttgtgctaatGATAATTTTGTGAGAGTAGggatctttgtttttttaaaatggtggatatctgatCTCGGAACCCAACTCTTCAGTTTTGAAATTGAAGAGGAAATCCAGGTCCTCAGTGGATTGAAGTGAAAGGTGACTTGCGCCCGACCGTGATGTGtgtctccgtctgtctgccAGACCCAGTGAGCAGCAGCCTGGCCCAGTCAGTGATGTCCATGGCCTCGTCCCACTCCCAGCACTCCCACATCAGCACTGACACCATGTCCTCCATGTCAGGGTCCTACCTGGCCGGGGCCGAGGGGGAGCCCGAGGGGGACGAGGGGGGCGACGCGGAGGGCGAGGAGAACCAGGACGCCCCCATGGAGAGCCGAGGACCCTCGCAGCAGGACggggtgaggaagaggggggaggaacGATGAACAAATTAGAAGAGGTGGATTGCATTGTCCTGAAATTGAATCTAAATTTGTCGGCTCCTCATCGGACTGTCTCCctgtgtatctctctccctttctctctttccttcaggAATTTCCCAAGGACCCAAAGGAACAAAACTACTCAGTGGCTGTGTCAGAGGAGCAGGACTCAGAGGTGAATATGATGTCCTGCACGTAACCTGCACCGAGCTGTGTGCGATTCTTGCTCATTTCATATAGTTATTACAGTTTTATAgagctttctccctctctttccctttctctctcttgtcgcCAGGGAAACGATGTCACCGAGGAGGACTGCCCCTCCCCGGCTCATGAGAAAGGTAACTATGGTGGCGAAACCTCACCTTTCACCCCTGACCTGTCACATTCCTTTGCACTTGTCGTTCTCAGGCCATGTGAAAAAAGAAGTACAACTCTTCATAACAAGCTTGTAACCATATACATGCATTATCGACTCAGAATTTTGAGTGGTATAGCTATGTAATCAATTCTTCTCAAATATTATTGCAGCACTCTCTGTATATCTTTTTTAACATGGCCGTCTATTGATAACCCATACAACATGAAGGGATCCTGTGTCAGATATTGTCCTCTAGGAGTAGAAATCCCTTTCAAACTGCTCTAATGTTGgctgaaaacaacacaacatgCAACATCTAACTGGAATGAACGGCTTCTCATATGTTTGCACTAGAACcttgttctacctggcagtgaagGCTGGGCTGGTGTAAGGACTGAATAGTTTGAAGTATGTAAATGTCCTGAAATTCCAGGCCAAACCATATTCACAACAGGAAACGTTCATGCACAAACATGCTGAAAAGCTCTGTGGAGTCTATTTTGCCGTTTAAACAAGGTTCTATTGCATACCAAGCTACTGATTTGCATTTGCATGCTTTGCACCCCTttagaaatgtttgtgtgtacagtatgtatgtttgtgtatttgtgtgtgtgtttgtgtgtgtgtgtttacgacAGGTTATCATTTGTGTGTTCACGCTCACAGTGCTCTGCAGTCTGAATGTGCTTTTTAACTGCCGCATTTTGAAGTGAAAGCCTCTGCATGCTCCATCTGCACTGCTACAGAATGCTGTTTATgtccctgtgtatgtgtgtgtgtatttgtgtgtgtgtgtgtgtgtatgtgtgggtgtgtgtctgcgagagagagagagagagggagagagagagagagagagagagagagatggagtgctACAGAGAGTGCTGGGATATATGGGGAGTGTGAGCCCTTGACCAACAGGGCCTGAAGCTCACATCACAAGGTCACCTTACATGAGACAACAGTTTGAAAATTTGTATATGTAAATTAgtttatgaaaatgaatgtgtgctTCTCTGtggactgtttgtgtgtatgtggggatgtttgtgaatgtttgtgtgtctccCAAATCTGATACCTTGGGCCAAACTGAAACGATCACTGAATACAAATGAGTTTACTGAATGACCTGTCAACTCCTTAGGGAACGAGAGGACCTGTGCTGCCTGACATTTTGTTCACTGTGAATGCGCATATGTAGGATGTATGTTTGCacgcacatgtgtgtgcatctgcactAGCCCTGCGTGCCAGCTTCTGTTTGTGCCCTGTCTGTGTGCTGAGCtgccagtcattc
Protein-coding regions in this window:
- the rnf157 gene encoding E3 ubiquitin ligase RNF157 isoform X2 yields the protein MGALTSRQNIGVEEVDIPSNSVYRYPPKSGSYFASHFIMGGEKFDSTHPEGYLFGENTDLNFLGTRPVAFPYAAPPPQEPVKTLRSLINIRKDTLRLVRCSEDLKLPGEEAAGKNRACYNIEFTFDADTQVAITIYYQAIEEFHNGVPIYLPQDSSLQSETVHFKRGVCQQFCLPSHSVNLSEWADDELLFDMDKEVFPMVVQAVVDEGEDHMGHSHVLLATFEKHMDGSYCVKPLKQKQVVDGVSYLLQEIYGIENKYNSQESKVADDEISDNSAECVVCLSDVRDTLILPCRHLCLCNACADTLRYQANCCPICRLPFRALLQIRAMRKKLSPLSPTSFNPVITSQTSDSEEHSASEHIPPGYEAVSLLEALNGPLNTSPAAPPLHSGPSHVSGALPPYSSETHPAPARSLSPLDHSNSSQGLKLKKSGSKSLSQNSSVLPEEEDEKSCSESEVQACRRKLAVDQQECGVTPESENLTLSSSGAIDQSSCTGTPLSSTITSPEDPVSSSLAQSVMSMASSHSQHSHISTDTMSSMSGSYLAGAEGEPEGDEGGDAEGEENQDAPMESRGPSQQDGEFPKDPKEQNYSVAVSEEQDSEGNDVTEEDCPSPAHEKGGRSRCPELANNNQGVALCDTPSLGLDNEQAPDSRFAGLMYLRVYRPVLEPLPHHASTSNINLEEQGAETRDGQSPKHPRRGPLIV